One Desulfovibrio sp. ZJ209 genomic window carries:
- the gyrA gene encoding DNA gyrase subunit A has translation MNIEKELRQSYLEYSLSVIIGRAIPDARDGLKPVHRRIMYAQHELGNSYNRPHKKSARIVGDVIGKYHPHGDSAVYDALVRMAQDFSMRDPLVDGQGNFGSIDGDSAAAMRYTEVRLSRLAQEFLGDLDKNTVDFRPNYDNTLEEPTVLPAKVPNLLLNGSSGIAVGMATNIPPHNLGELCGALLLLLENPQATVDELMEIVRGPDFPTAGSVYAGKGLADAYRTGRGTVKVRGKTVIEERKKGLQSVIITEIPFGLNKSSLVEKIAALVNDRKLDGIADLRDESDRKGIRIVIDLKRGTIPDIVINALYKFTPLESSFGINMLAVADNRPVLLNLKSALTCFIDHRREVVIRRTRFDLEKAEARAHILEGLRIAIDHIDEVVALIRASATPEEARLGLMRAFDLSEIQARAILDMRLQRLTGLQREELLAEYQELLKKIEFFRSVLENPEVLRGEMEREIREVSEAFATPRKTEILREPLSGIEMEDLIPDEEVVITLSRRGYMKRTNLENYQQQKRGGKGIAAVHTSEDDYVQEFLVTSNHQYLCLFTNKGRMHQLKVHQVPEGSRTAKGVHINNLLPLEEGEWVTTVLALREFAEDKYFLFVTKRGMVKRSSASLYARCRRSGLMAVGLREDDELVVVRPIRDDEHVVLATADGLAIRFSCADIRPMGRTATGVKGVALRRHDSVVACVVLKDTDQTTEIMSISANGYGKRTRVDLYRVQSRGGKGVINFKVTGKTGPVVGAMPVRERDGLILLTSANKVVRIGVDEVGSKGRATMGVMLVRLDEGARVVGFDRVDDGGQQGPGMVEDEEVAGAVAAEDAALAGDASADDGETDA, from the coding sequence ATCAATATCGAAAAGGAATTGCGCCAGTCCTACCTGGAGTATTCGCTTTCGGTCATCATCGGCCGCGCCATCCCGGACGCGCGCGATGGCCTGAAGCCCGTGCACCGGCGCATCATGTACGCGCAGCACGAGCTCGGCAACAGCTACAACCGGCCGCACAAGAAGTCCGCGCGCATCGTGGGCGATGTCATCGGCAAGTATCACCCGCACGGCGATTCGGCGGTCTATGACGCGCTCGTGCGCATGGCGCAGGATTTTTCCATGCGCGACCCGCTGGTGGACGGGCAGGGCAATTTCGGCTCCATCGACGGCGACTCGGCCGCGGCCATGCGCTACACCGAAGTCCGCCTCTCGCGCCTCGCGCAGGAATTTCTCGGCGACCTCGACAAGAACACCGTTGACTTCAGGCCGAACTACGACAACACGCTGGAAGAGCCCACGGTGCTGCCCGCCAAGGTGCCCAACCTTTTGCTCAACGGCTCCTCGGGCATCGCCGTGGGCATGGCCACCAATATCCCGCCGCACAACCTGGGCGAGCTGTGCGGGGCCCTGCTCCTGCTGCTCGAAAACCCGCAGGCCACGGTGGACGAGCTCATGGAGATCGTGCGCGGGCCGGACTTCCCCACCGCGGGCTCGGTCTATGCCGGCAAGGGCCTTGCCGACGCCTACCGCACCGGGCGGGGCACCGTGAAGGTGCGCGGCAAGACCGTCATCGAGGAGCGCAAGAAGGGCCTGCAATCGGTCATCATCACCGAGATTCCCTTCGGGCTCAACAAGTCCTCGCTGGTGGAAAAGATCGCGGCGCTCGTCAATGACCGCAAGCTCGACGGCATTGCGGACTTGCGCGACGAATCCGACCGCAAGGGCATCCGCATCGTCATCGACCTGAAGCGCGGCACCATCCCGGATATCGTCATCAACGCGCTCTACAAGTTCACGCCGCTGGAATCGAGCTTCGGCATCAACATGCTGGCCGTGGCCGACAACCGCCCGGTTTTGCTCAACCTCAAGAGCGCGCTCACCTGCTTCATTGACCACCGCCGCGAGGTGGTCATCCGGCGCACGCGCTTTGACCTTGAAAAGGCCGAGGCCCGGGCCCACATCCTCGAGGGCCTGCGCATCGCCATCGACCATATCGACGAGGTGGTGGCGCTCATCCGCGCCTCGGCCACGCCCGAGGAGGCGCGGCTCGGCCTCATGCGCGCCTTTGACCTTTCCGAGATACAGGCGCGCGCCATCCTCGACATGCGCCTGCAACGCCTCACCGGGCTCCAGCGCGAGGAACTGCTCGCCGAGTACCAGGAATTGCTCAAGAAGATCGAGTTCTTCCGCTCGGTGCTGGAAAATCCCGAGGTGTTGCGCGGCGAGATGGAGCGCGAGATCCGCGAGGTGAGCGAGGCCTTCGCCACGCCGCGGAAGACGGAGATCCTGCGCGAGCCGCTTTCCGGCATCGAGATGGAAGACCTCATCCCGGACGAGGAAGTGGTCATCACGCTCTCGCGGCGCGGCTACATGAAGCGCACCAATCTCGAGAACTACCAGCAGCAGAAGCGCGGCGGCAAGGGCATCGCCGCGGTGCACACGTCCGAAGACGATTATGTGCAGGAATTCCTCGTCACCTCCAACCACCAGTACCTCTGCCTCTTCACCAACAAGGGGCGCATGCACCAGCTCAAGGTGCACCAGGTGCCCGAGGGCAGCCGCACGGCCAAGGGCGTGCATATCAACAACCTCCTCCCGCTGGAGGAGGGCGAGTGGGTGACCACGGTGCTGGCCTTGCGCGAGTTCGCCGAGGACAAGTACTTCCTCTTCGTGACCAAGCGCGGCATGGTCAAGCGCTCCTCGGCGTCGCTCTACGCGCGCTGCCGGCGCAGCGGGCTCATGGCCGTGGGCCTGCGCGAGGATGACGAGCTCGTGGTGGTGCGCCCCATCCGCGACGACGAGCATGTGGTGCTGGCCACGGCGGACGGCCTCGCCATCCGCTTCTCCTGCGCGGACATCCGGCCCATGGGACGCACGGCCACGGGCGTCAAGGGCGTGGCCCTCAGGCGGCACGACAGCGTGGTTGCCTGCGTGGTGCTGAAAGACACCGACCAGACCACGGAGATCATGTCCATTTCCGCCAACGGCTACGGCAAGCGCACGCGCGTGGATCTCTACCGGGTGCAGTCGCGCGGCGGCAAGGGCGTCATCAATTTCAAGGTCACGGGCAAGACCGGGCCTGTGGTGGGCGCCATGCCCGTGCGCGAGCGCGACGGCCTCATCCTGCTCACCTCGGCCAACAAGGTGGTCCGCATCGGCGTGGACGAGGTGGGCAGCAAGGGCCGCGCCACCATGGGCGTGATGCTGGTGCGCCTTGACGAGGGCGCGCGCGTGGTGGGCTTCGACCGCGTGGACGACGGGGGCCAGCAGGGCCCGGGCATGGTCGAGGACGAGGAGGTGGCCGGCGCCGTGGCCGCCGAGGACGCGGCTCTGGCGGGCGATGCTTCGGCGGACGACGGGGAAACGGATGCCTGA
- a CDS encoding helix-turn-helix domain-containing protein — MLTVEELKQGLRPLLSGETGSLATADAVAASGAAPSGPAAWFDALALRLEDGRLVVGFPHSYFARWFCAHKQAGFERALARCFPEMPGIRYEEAPRAPAGLFTAREGEGTARDPETGISAPDETAPDADIPGEDAFGRFIVNAKNAFPLATAKKAAAEGAPAGGAALVFCGKSGTGKTQLLTAMAATLARRLGRAPVTLCGAAKFCGGLGEGAAGPVQGRAERFWHGCHALLLDDMQDLAGEPRWQRSLAALMDGRPAGRLLVFAHAGPARELARLEARLRSRLESGLVLELLEPDLDVRLRYLQRAVRERELPLTREQLLYLAQRCVQFSLLQGLLRKVEAFAQLNGRAPLQADLENIVRTGGSVRPAGCREIVGFVARGFNLRAEDVLGTRRRPDLVLARQVAMYLCRRKLGLSYPELGRAFGGRDHSTVIHAVKKIRKLLETDKVVHTMVTELENTVP, encoded by the coding sequence ATGCTGACTGTGGAAGAGCTGAAACAGGGCTTGCGCCCGCTGCTTTCGGGCGAGACCGGGTCTCTCGCAACGGCTGATGCCGTTGCGGCTTCCGGGGCTGCTCCGTCCGGGCCGGCCGCCTGGTTCGACGCACTGGCCCTGCGCCTGGAGGACGGCCGCCTCGTGGTGGGCTTTCCGCACAGCTATTTCGCCCGCTGGTTTTGCGCCCACAAACAGGCCGGCTTTGAACGCGCGCTGGCCCGCTGTTTTCCCGAAATGCCAGGCATCCGCTATGAAGAGGCGCCTCGCGCCCCGGCGGGGCTTTTCACGGCCCGGGAGGGCGAAGGGACCGCGCGAGACCCGGAAACAGGAATTTCGGCCCCGGATGAAACTGCGCCGGACGCAGATATTCCGGGTGAAGACGCTTTCGGGCGCTTCATCGTCAACGCCAAAAACGCCTTCCCCTTGGCCACGGCCAAAAAAGCCGCGGCCGAGGGCGCGCCGGCGGGCGGGGCCGCGCTCGTGTTTTGCGGCAAGAGCGGCACCGGCAAGACGCAGCTGCTCACGGCCATGGCGGCCACGCTGGCGCGCCGCCTGGGGCGGGCCCCCGTCACCCTGTGCGGCGCGGCAAAATTTTGCGGCGGCCTCGGCGAAGGCGCCGCGGGCCCTGTGCAGGGCCGGGCGGAACGCTTCTGGCACGGCTGCCACGCCCTCCTGCTGGACGACATGCAGGACCTGGCCGGCGAACCGCGCTGGCAGCGCAGCCTCGCGGCCCTCATGGACGGGCGGCCGGCCGGGCGCCTGCTCGTGTTCGCCCATGCGGGGCCGGCCCGGGAGCTCGCCCGCCTCGAGGCGCGGCTGCGCAGCCGCCTCGAAAGCGGCCTCGTGCTGGAACTGCTGGAGCCCGATCTCGACGTGCGCCTGCGCTATCTCCAGCGCGCCGTGCGCGAGCGCGAGCTCCCGCTCACGCGCGAGCAGCTGCTCTATCTCGCGCAGCGCTGTGTGCAGTTCAGCCTGCTCCAGGGCCTGTTGCGCAAGGTGGAGGCTTTTGCCCAGCTCAATGGCCGCGCTCCCCTGCAGGCGGATCTTGAGAACATCGTGCGCACCGGGGGCAGCGTGCGCCCGGCGGGCTGCCGCGAGATCGTGGGCTTTGTGGCGCGGGGCTTCAACCTCAGGGCCGAGGATGTGCTCGGCACGCGCCGCCGGCCGGACCTCGTGCTCGCCCGCCAGGTGGCCATGTATCTCTGCCGGCGCAAGCTCGGGCTCTCGTATCCCGAGCTCGGCCGCGCCTTCGGCGGCCGCGACCACAGCACGGTCATCCATGCGGTGAAGAAAATTCGCAAATTGCTGGAAACGGACAAAGTTGTGCACACCATGGTGACAGAGCTGGAAAATACGGTGCCCTGA
- a CDS encoding tetratricopeptide repeat protein, translating to MPERRLAALALLCLLALAGVSCDRGQILADDLADARAAVAERNWPLAERLLERYLREETRDAERRGPEAERRWEAWQLLLQVLNSAGPESRASLEVLEAMRAEYEDDDGRMADILEHMGLACERLRRYDQAAGAWAAYTGLAGIGGARRVEGFRHLAAMQFIRRRFEAGEESLAQCLALPLPDHDKIRCMLDLADQNMARERWQEVADLCQQILDSGPDEEVRGQAGYLLADALEQLGRHKEALAQFEAARDAYPNPAVMDNRIAHLRKTLKNGQ from the coding sequence ATGCCTGAGCGGCGGCTCGCGGCCCTCGCGCTCCTGTGCCTTCTGGCGCTTGCGGGCGTGTCGTGTGACCGCGGGCAGATCCTGGCCGACGACCTCGCGGACGCGCGCGCGGCCGTGGCCGAGCGCAACTGGCCCCTTGCCGAGCGCCTTCTGGAGCGCTATCTCCGGGAGGAGACGAGGGACGCCGAGCGTCGCGGCCCCGAGGCCGAACGCCGCTGGGAGGCCTGGCAGCTTTTGTTGCAGGTGCTCAATTCCGCCGGGCCCGAGTCGCGCGCGAGCCTTGAAGTGCTGGAGGCCATGCGCGCGGAATACGAGGACGACGACGGCCGCATGGCCGACATTTTGGAGCACATGGGCCTTGCCTGCGAGCGCCTGCGCCGCTATGACCAGGCGGCCGGGGCCTGGGCGGCCTATACGGGCCTGGCCGGCATCGGCGGGGCGCGCAGGGTGGAGGGCTTCCGCCATCTCGCGGCCATGCAGTTCATCCGGCGGCGCTTCGAGGCCGGGGAGGAAAGCCTGGCCCAGTGTCTCGCGCTGCCCCTGCCGGACCATGACAAGATCCGCTGCATGCTCGACCTCGCGGACCAGAACATGGCCCGCGAGCGCTGGCAGGAAGTGGCGGACCTGTGCCAGCAGATTTTGGACAGCGGCCCGGACGAGGAAGTGCGCGGGCAGGCCGGCTATCTCCTCGCCGACGCGCTGGAGCAGCTCGGGCGCCACAAGGAGGCCCTCGCCCAGTTCGAGGCGGCGCGCGACGCCTACCCGAACCCGGCGGTCATGGACAACCGCATCGCGCACTTGCGCAAGACACTGAAGAACGGCCAATAA
- the gyrB gene encoding DNA topoisomerase (ATP-hydrolyzing) subunit B, which yields MSQSQLPATPGTPAAPQAPGASGYNASSITILEGLSAVRKRPAMYIGSTDARGLHHLVYEVVDNSIDEAMAGYCTKITVTLHADNSVTVRDDGRGIPVDIHPKEGVPAVQVVMTKLHAGGKFDNTSYKVSGGLHGVGVSCVNALSEELTVTVRREGRRYRQHYSRGVPQDALAVIGEGVEGHGTTVRFKPDEEIFEVLEFSFETLKKRFEELAYLNSGLTIECIDERTGESHIFHAEGGIRQFVGDLNSGEQGIHPVISGDGVVDSVSVDFALQYNAGYKENILTFANNIRTKEGGTHLVGFRTALTRAINGYIKGQPDLVKKLKNTALSGDDVREGLTAVVSVKLPQPQFEGQTKTKLGNSEVAGLVAGLTYDRLNVFFEENPRDVRLIIDKALDAARARDAARRAKELVRRKGALSDNSLPGKLADCQSKDPGESELFIVEGDSAGGSAKQGRNPKIQAILPLRGKILNTERTRFDRMLANKEVKALITAMGAGIGEEDTDLDKLRYHKIIIMTDADVDGAHIRTLLLTFFFRQYQEMVERGFVYIAQPPLYRVHNARMEKFIKDDAELNAFLLSRVSEDVSVVAPNGKTFAGKELIGLMRRIETLEQRVAEAESGGMPRDLFLALVTYPTRVDRETLEELLERGESEFTEWLNKNGYLLTLERERSEEDDEVRLFANFENAGSHHTRRGMEFFASRLYRRTWQLFTELREECGGLAFTLVRKDGEASVDDVFRLLAQVLDEARKGINIQRYKGLGEMNPEQLWTTTMNPENRVLLQVSVEDALSASEAFEELMGDRVEPRREFIERNALSVQDLDI from the coding sequence ATGTCGCAAAGCCAGCTCCCCGCCACGCCCGGCACGCCCGCCGCCCCCCAAGCCCCGGGCGCCTCCGGCTACAACGCCTCGTCCATCACCATCCTCGAGGGCCTTTCGGCCGTGCGCAAGCGCCCGGCCATGTATATCGGCTCCACGGACGCGCGCGGGCTCCATCATCTCGTGTACGAGGTGGTGGACAATTCCATCGACGAGGCCATGGCCGGCTATTGCACGAAGATCACCGTCACCCTGCATGCGGACAATTCCGTCACCGTGCGCGACGACGGCCGCGGCATCCCGGTGGACATCCATCCCAAGGAGGGCGTGCCCGCGGTGCAGGTGGTGATGACCAAGCTCCACGCGGGCGGCAAGTTCGACAACACGAGCTACAAGGTCTCGGGGGGCCTGCATGGGGTGGGCGTGTCCTGCGTCAACGCCCTTTCCGAGGAGCTTACCGTCACCGTGCGCCGCGAGGGGCGGCGCTACCGGCAGCACTATTCGCGCGGCGTGCCGCAGGATGCGCTCGCCGTCATCGGCGAGGGCGTGGAGGGCCACGGCACCACGGTGCGCTTCAAGCCGGACGAAGAGATCTTCGAGGTCCTGGAATTTTCCTTCGAGACCCTGAAAAAGCGCTTCGAGGAGCTGGCCTATCTCAACAGCGGGCTCACCATCGAGTGCATTGACGAGCGCACCGGCGAGAGCCACATTTTCCACGCCGAGGGGGGCATCCGGCAATTCGTGGGCGACCTCAATTCCGGCGAGCAGGGCATCCACCCGGTCATATCCGGTGACGGCGTGGTGGACAGCGTGAGCGTGGATTTCGCCCTGCAGTATAACGCGGGCTACAAGGAAAACATCCTCACCTTCGCCAACAATATCCGCACCAAGGAAGGCGGCACCCATCTCGTGGGCTTCCGCACGGCGCTCACCAGGGCCATCAACGGCTATATCAAGGGCCAGCCGGACCTTGTGAAAAAGCTCAAGAACACGGCCCTTTCCGGCGACGACGTGCGCGAGGGCCTGACGGCCGTGGTCAGCGTCAAGCTGCCGCAGCCGCAGTTCGAGGGCCAGACCAAGACCAAGCTCGGCAACTCCGAGGTGGCGGGGCTCGTGGCCGGCCTCACCTATGACCGGCTGAACGTGTTTTTTGAAGAAAACCCCCGCGACGTGCGCCTGATCATCGACAAGGCGCTGGACGCGGCCCGCGCCCGCGACGCGGCCCGGCGCGCCAAGGAGCTCGTGCGCCGCAAGGGCGCGCTCTCCGACAATTCGCTGCCCGGCAAGCTCGCCGACTGCCAGAGCAAGGACCCGGGCGAGTCGGAGCTCTTCATCGTGGAGGGCGATTCGGCCGGCGGCTCGGCCAAGCAGGGCCGCAACCCCAAGATCCAGGCCATCCTCCCCCTGCGCGGCAAGATACTCAACACCGAGCGCACCCGTTTTGACCGCATGCTGGCCAACAAGGAAGTCAAGGCGCTCATCACCGCCATGGGCGCGGGCATCGGCGAGGAAGACACGGACCTCGACAAGCTGCGCTACCACAAGATCATCATCATGACCGATGCGGACGTGGACGGCGCGCACATCCGCACCCTGCTTTTGACTTTCTTCTTCCGCCAGTACCAGGAGATGGTCGAGCGCGGCTTCGTCTACATCGCGCAGCCGCCGCTTTACCGCGTGCACAACGCGCGCATGGAAAAATTCATCAAGGACGACGCCGAGCTCAACGCCTTCCTCCTCTCGCGCGTGAGTGAGGACGTGAGCGTGGTGGCGCCCAACGGCAAGACCTTCGCGGGCAAGGAACTCATCGGGCTCATGCGCCGCATCGAGACCCTCGAGCAGCGCGTGGCCGAGGCCGAAAGCGGCGGCATGCCGCGCGACCTCTTCCTCGCGCTCGTCACCTACCCCACGCGGGTGGACAGGGAGACGCTGGAAGAGCTGCTCGAGAGGGGCGAGAGCGAATTCACCGAATGGCTCAACAAGAACGGCTATTTGCTCACCCTCGAGCGCGAACGCAGCGAAGAGGACGACGAAGTCAGGCTCTTCGCCAATTTTGAGAACGCGGGCAGCCACCATACGCGGCGGGGCATGGAGTTTTTCGCCTCAAGGCTTTACCGCCGCACGTGGCAGCTCTTTACCGAGCTGCGCGAGGAATGCGGCGGCCTTGCCTTCACCCTTGTGCGCAAGGACGGCGAGGCCAGCGTGGACGATGTCTTCCGCCTGCTCGCGCAGGTGCTGGACGAGGCGCGCAAGGGCATCAATATCCAGCGCTACAAGGGCCTTGGCGAGATGAACCCGGAACAGCTCTGGACGACCACCATGAACCCGGAAAACCGCGTCCTGCTCCAGGTGTCCGTGGAGGACGCGCTCTCGGCCTCCGAGGCCTTCGAGGAGCTCATGGGCGACCGCGTGGAGCCGAGGCGCGAATTTATCGAGCGCAACGCGCTTTCCGTGCAGGACCTCGACATCTAG
- the purF gene encoding amidophosphoribosyltransferase, translated as MIRHECGLFGIYGHDDAAKLAYFGLYAQQHRGQESAGIVTVDADGMHDHKSMGLVPDVFSEEVLRRLTGRTAIGHVRYSTTGGASQRNAQPFIARFQGQDIALAHNGNLVNAAELRAELENEGAIFSTGNDSEVFMHLLVRSLRHKDLPEAVAEACSRLKGAYCFLILCGGTLIAVRDPHGFHPLALGRLDGAPVFASETCAFDLLEADYERAVEPGEMIVVDAMGEHSSRLPGPHPARPRQCIFELVYFARPDSYVFNEQVYVCRKQMGWQLAHESTPDVDFIMPFPDSGVYSAVGFAQCAELPYEHAMIRNHYVGRTFIQPTQSMRNFGVRVKINPVRAMIEGKRICIVDDSIVRGTTMMTRVKKLRELGAKEVHIRISSPPVKFPCHYGVDFSSRGELIAAQCEMDEIIRRLDVDSLHYLSIDGLLRSVMHSDDFCLACFNGDYAVPCEGCAKFSLEGKRS; from the coding sequence ATGATACGGCATGAATGCGGCCTTTTCGGCATCTACGGCCACGACGACGCGGCCAAGCTCGCCTATTTCGGGCTCTACGCCCAGCAGCACCGCGGCCAGGAAAGCGCGGGCATCGTCACGGTGGACGCGGACGGCATGCACGACCACAAGAGCATGGGCCTCGTGCCCGATGTCTTTTCCGAGGAGGTGCTGCGGCGCCTCACCGGGCGCACGGCCATCGGCCATGTGCGCTACTCCACCACGGGCGGCGCCTCGCAGCGCAACGCGCAGCCCTTCATCGCCCGCTTCCAGGGGCAGGACATCGCGCTCGCGCACAACGGCAACCTCGTCAATGCGGCGGAGCTTCGGGCCGAGCTCGAAAACGAGGGCGCCATCTTCTCCACGGGCAATGACAGCGAGGTCTTCATGCACCTCCTCGTGCGCTCGCTGCGCCACAAGGACCTGCCCGAGGCCGTGGCCGAGGCCTGCTCGCGCCTTAAAGGCGCCTATTGCTTCCTTATCCTCTGTGGCGGCACGCTCATCGCCGTGCGCGACCCCCACGGCTTCCACCCGCTGGCGCTGGGGCGGCTCGACGGCGCGCCGGTGTTCGCCTCCGAGACCTGCGCCTTCGACCTTCTCGAGGCCGACTACGAGCGCGCCGTTGAGCCCGGCGAGATGATCGTGGTGGACGCCATGGGCGAGCACTCGAGCCGCCTGCCGGGCCCGCATCCGGCCAGGCCGCGCCAGTGCATCTTCGAGCTCGTCTATTTCGCCCGGCCCGACTCCTACGTGTTCAACGAGCAGGTCTATGTCTGCCGCAAGCAGATGGGCTGGCAGCTGGCGCACGAGTCCACGCCGGACGTGGACTTCATCATGCCCTTCCCGGATTCCGGCGTGTATTCGGCGGTGGGCTTCGCCCAGTGCGCGGAGCTCCCCTACGAGCACGCCATGATCCGCAACCACTATGTGGGCCGCACCTTCATCCAGCCCACGCAGAGCATGCGCAATTTCGGCGTCCGCGTGAAGATCAACCCGGTGCGCGCCATGATCGAGGGCAAGCGCATCTGCATCGTGGACGACTCCATCGTGCGCGGCACCACCATGATGACCCGCGTGAAAAAGCTGCGCGAGCTCGGCGCCAAGGAGGTGCATATCCGCATCTCGAGCCCGCCGGTGAAATTCCCCTGCCACTACGGCGTGGACTTTTCCTCGCGCGGGGAGCTCATCGCGGCCCAGTGCGAGATGGACGAGATCATCCGGCGCCTCGATGTGGATTCGCTGCATTACCTCAGCATCGACGGCCTGTTGCGCTCGGTCATGCACTCGGACGACTTCTGCCTCGCCTGTTTCAACGGCGACTATGCGGTGCCCTGCGAGGGCTGCGCCAAGTTTTCGCTGGAGGGGAAGCGGTCATGA
- the dnaN gene encoding DNA polymerase III subunit beta, producing MKLAVNKEQIIEGLQKAAAIIPSKAGAAYLRSIWLRAGEDGLSLMSTDANIEFTGTYPAEVAEPGLVGVQGRSFVDLVRQLPSGVLHLSLDDSGTLLLEQGRRSYRLPVNGPEWFQNFSEFPEENAVIWSADILSGLLDRVSFCISDDDAMDAIACLCLKPRGEGRIDVCGLNGHQFALVTITHDELASRLPEAGVLIQKKYLPDIRKWLGEDEIELNLTDKRFYLRRLDRAETLSLPRALHDYPDYTVFMARLEDDGASRLDLDRKEGMDALGRILIFNTESDRCVYFDLARDEARLSAQGADVGSAQESLEVRYDGSISRIAFPTRNLMDVFSHFVSPRVDMTLTGPEGPCGIRGAEDPDYTVIIMPMKVSEAAYYSEDDV from the coding sequence ATGAAACTTGCCGTAAACAAAGAGCAGATCATCGAGGGCCTGCAAAAGGCTGCGGCCATCATCCCCTCCAAGGCGGGCGCCGCCTACCTGCGCTCCATCTGGCTCCGCGCCGGCGAGGACGGGCTTTCGCTCATGAGCACGGACGCCAATATCGAGTTTACCGGCACCTATCCCGCCGAGGTGGCGGAGCCGGGCCTCGTCGGCGTGCAGGGCCGCTCCTTCGTGGACCTTGTGCGCCAGCTGCCCTCGGGCGTGCTCCACCTGAGCCTCGACGATTCCGGCACCCTGCTCCTCGAGCAGGGGCGGCGCTCCTACCGCCTGCCGGTGAACGGGCCCGAGTGGTTCCAGAACTTTTCCGAATTTCCCGAGGAGAACGCGGTCATCTGGTCGGCAGACATCCTTTCCGGCCTGCTCGACCGCGTGAGCTTCTGCATCAGCGACGACGACGCCATGGACGCCATCGCCTGCCTGTGCCTCAAGCCCCGGGGCGAGGGCCGCATCGACGTGTGCGGCCTCAACGGGCACCAGTTCGCGCTCGTCACCATCACCCATGACGAGCTCGCCAGCCGCCTCCCCGAAGCCGGCGTGCTCATCCAGAAAAAGTATCTCCCCGACATCCGCAAGTGGCTCGGCGAGGACGAGATCGAGCTCAACCTCACGGACAAGCGCTTTTACCTGCGCCGGCTCGACCGCGCCGAGACCCTGAGCCTGCCCCGCGCGCTCCACGATTATCCCGACTACACGGTCTTCATGGCCCGCCTCGAGGACGACGGCGCGAGCCGGCTCGACCTTGACCGCAAGGAGGGGATGGACGCCCTCGGACGCATCCTTATCTTTAATACGGAAAGCGACCGCTGCGTCTATTTCGACCTCGCCCGGGACGAGGCGCGCCTCTCCGCCCAGGGCGCCGACGTGGGCTCGGCGCAGGAGAGCCTGGAAGTGCGCTATGATGGCAGCATCAGCCGCATCGCCTTCCCCACGCGCAACCTCATGGACGTGTTCTCGCACTTCGTTTCGCCGCGCGTGGACATGACCCTCACCGGCCCGGAGGGGCCCTGCGGCATCCGCGGCGCGGAAGACCCGGACTATACGGTCATCATCATGCCCATGAAGGTTTCCGAGGCGGCCTATTATTCCGAGGACGACGTGTAG